cgccgcggcgcccgtcATGTGCGCGAACGGTTGCAGCTTCTTCGGGTCCGCGGCGACCAAGAACATGTGCTCGAGTTGCTACAGGAACTTCCTCAAgaacgccgacgccgcccctgCCACGGCGGAGAAGATCGAGGTCGCGCCCGAGCAGCCGGCGCCGCCTGAGATTTCCGCGGCAACTTCtagcgcgccggcggcgaaggcggcgccgAGCAGGTGCGCGGGGTGCAAGAAGAAGGTGGGGCTGCTTGGGTTTGTCTGCCGCTGCGGTGGCACGTTCTGCTCGGTGCACCGGTACACGGACCAGCACGCCTGCGGCTTCGACTTCAAGACGGCCGACCGAGAGCAGATCGCCAAGAAGAACCCCCTCGTCGTGGCGCCCAAGATCAACAAGATCTGATGCAGACGGAGACGAAGAGTAGTGCGACAATATTTGATGCAAACGGAGACGAAGAGTAGTGCAAGGCTGGTTGCAGTAGTGATGATAGCTAGGTTGTTTCTGTCTTCCATGCATGTGTTTGATAACTTAGAACCATTCTTTGTACTCAACCAAGTTTAGTTCTCATTATTCCCAATAAACATCATCGATGTAATGTTTTCTCTTCGTCGCGAAAGGTCAGTACGTAGGTCACTCGCCATGGGCGTCGGGCTAGCTCGTTCTGTCTACCATGCCGCGCCGCGGCGAAAGCCCATCGCTGTGCTGGTTGGCGCGTCCCCGAGCGCATGCTCAGCGGagcgcggcggcagcagagcgGGAGGATGCGCGCGGCCCAGAGCTCTTCACTGATCAGCTGGATGTAACCGTCGCACGGAAACAAGCAGGCGTTGCTAACTTGCTATACATATACAGCGTCGTGTGCGCCACACCACGGGCTCACAGTAATCACATCGATTCAAAGAGTTCGCAGCAAGCAGCGTGGAGAGGAGAGCGCGGGCTTAGCTCCAAGTGCCGGAGGAGCTCGCACGCCATAAGCAGCCTCCTGCAGTCACTTTGGCGCAGCGGCGTTCTCCTCCACGAGACGAAGCCGCAGCGGCCGCACCCGATCACCTGCAAGGCCGCCGTcgaccgccgcggcgtcctGCTCAGCCTCGTCGGGGCGGCAGTGGTGCTGGCCCTGGCCTGGCAGGCGCACTCGTGGCGCCCATCCAGGAGCCGGACCTCGGCAAGTAGTGCCAGGCGCCCGACATCCCCGCGACGGCGAACGACACCAGCTGCTGCCTAGTGCCTACCGTACCGTGCCGGCACCGGGATCATCGACTTCCTGTtccagccgccgcggccggcgtccTTGCCGCTCCGTGTGCGCCCGGCGGCGCACCTGGTGGACAAGGCGTACTGGCCAAGCACGAGAGAGTCGTGGGGCGCAATAATGTTTGAGTTCACACGCGCTCGTCGCCACCGTTGCTGGTGCGCGACGACAGCACCACttcgagtttttttttccttttttttcattcaaCCATTTTTTCCATACAATTTGTATTATATGGATATCGTGTACAAATTATGTGCAGAAGTTGTCTAACAAATTTTTTAAAAGTTAGGGTACAAAATATTTGCATAAGTTGTGATATCATAAAAATTGTGTTACAAAATTATCACGTAAGAAGTCgtttgaaaaaaattatatatatataaaagttgCGCATCCTTTTGAAGCTGTTTGTAGAAGTTATACCCATAAGTTGTGTATGTGAAAAATGTTGCGTTAAAAATTTATCCATAACAAGTTTGGTAGTAAGAAGTTATACGTCCAAATTACGTGTataagttaaaaataaaaagttgCGGGAATCAAAACGATCCAAAAATGAAAAGTTTGGAAGGAGTGGTTGTCAGGAATCGAGCGCTCGTGGCCTTCCTCGTGTGTGCTCCCCCCACCCCCCCTAAAAAAATCCACAACCTAATTAGAACACAATCTAGAGACGTCGGCGATGGAGTGAGGACCTCAGGACTTTGGCGTCGGAACCTCGGAAGCTCTCGCCATGGTGCCTGCTCGCTTTGGCTGTTTGGTGATGGAATCACGTAGAACCAAAGGTATCACTACTACCAATCTACCACCATGGAATGACAAGGACAATACAGAGCTAGTGGCAAAGTTAAATAAATTTAGAGGGGTACGTTTGCCTTGCGGATGCATGCGTACAATTGAGCCATAAGAGGTGCTTATATGGCGAAAATTTAAGCCTAAtcattatttttgcaaattttgggGGTGCATCAGCACCTCCTAATTGCAATGTAGCTTCACTCATGTACGGAGCCTAAATTATATAGGAGGAAAATTGAGCAGCACCCACATGGTGAATATTCTGTGCTTCCAACCTTCACACAACATGTATATCAAGAAAGCAAAGAGCCATTTCAAGTTACATTTTTGATACGTCTCTCTCAATTTTAGTGCAAACATATTGGCACAAGAAGCTATAAGAAAGATGGCCAGAGTTGAaggtgaaaaagaaaaatgatagtGATGAAGAGCTGATTGAGCAAAGATTAAAAGGTAAACAGTTTTTGTTTGTCTTGGATGATATATGGAATTATCATGAGGATGAGTGACAAAAACTATTGGCACCATCTAGAAAAGGTGGAGGAAAAGGTATATGGTTATAATGACAATTCGACTGTCATACGTGACAAAAATAGTTAAGACAACTGATTCTCAAATAGAATTTCATCTCTTAGGGGCTAAAGATTTAGGAATTTCTTTGATGCATGTGTCTCTAGTAAACATGAATCATGATTGATTTCCGGCGGTGTTGGGATCCTTGCACATGTGAGCTTGAGCATAATTATCAACTGATGGTAAATAAATGAAGAGAAGGTGCTCACCGACACCTTGTGTTGAGCTCTTTTAGTACCATAGGAGGGGCATGACACCTCCCACCCCCAACCTACTCGTCCTTCTGATCATCCTATTTGTTGGGCTCTTTTAGTACCATAGGAGGGGCATGACCCCCCCTCCCCAACCTACTTGTCCTTCTGATCATCATGTTTGTTGGGCGTTGTGTGTGAGGAATTATCTTACCAATCACGGAGGAGGACTTAAGTCTAGTAATAACACATGTGGTTGCGGTGAAGAGCGTGAACAAGGTTGTTTTGATTGTTGGTTCAGAGCAAACTCTTTACTGAAGATTTAAAGAAAGCACACACAAATGGGAAATAAAACTCACTTAGAGCTTGTTTTTCTCAAAAAATGTGAATCCTTGTATAGTAGGTGCCTCCCCTTTTATGAAGGTCAACCGACTTTTACATACCGAATTTATCCTCATCCAACCACTACATCCTAGAAATATGCTGTACATTTTGGTAAAGAAAGAATCCTAATCCAACTTGTACACTCCAAATCGGTCACGCGATACATGCTACCAGGGTCATGTTGTGAACGTGACCCTTCCCTTCTGCACCTTCGTCTGGGCAAATCTCGAACGAGTCTTGGATTCTTGGTTGTGAAGGTGCCCAGGACCTCCGCATCCTCCCTCCAAATTTGCCCTGTACCTTCGCTCCGCTCGACCGGATCTGCACATCTGcaatcaaaagaaaacaaaagctcCACACCTCCACTGATGACCCGTCGAAGGTAACCAGCAAGCGAATGACGTTAGAGATGGTCGAGGGTGAAGCTCGATCCGATGAGCTCCGTGGTGATTCCATCCCAAAAAGTGACGTGCGAGGGTGACGACCAAAAACCTTGATCCATATTCCCAACATTGATGTTTCGTTTCCTACTTCCCTTCTAAAGACGAATCCATTGTTAGTCCAACAGTACCACGCAACACGCGCCTTCGGACCTCCATTCCTGAGTGTCCGGCTTCGATCTCCCTAAACACTAGTGACCGACTCCTAGGTTTTTTTAAGCTACTTCACACTTATAAGTTGTGCTACTCCACTCTCCCCGAGTAAGGTGGGACTATTCCCAACATGCATTTGCAATGGCAGTGCAACTAATCTAATCAGCAACACACGTGATGAGGAACTTGAGTATCTAGGAGCTCGAAGAGAAAGGCGCACTGTACCTACCACCAAACGAATGCCCACCAGGGCTACCAATGAGCCGGATCGAGTGCTCAAAATCTGGCAGGGGAATGCACGGACGGAGCAGAGAGGGTGGAGAAGGCGTCGTTGGACAAGAGTCGTCGATGCAGAAGCGTTAATTTCTCTCGTGGTCgtcgcgtcgtcgtcggaggcTATATGGGAACACAAAGATGTTAGCATGAGACGAGAGGAGCAGAGGGATAATGGGCATTGCGGATCAATTCGATGGGACTGACCTTTCGTAACAGGACAGGAAGTGTACCCAGCCAAGGCGTCGCGCGCGCCGACGGCGATCTCCCTACCCGAAGGAACCCGTGCTCCTGCCACGGCCCACGGCACGGCCATCTAGAACTCGAGATCCGGTGGAGACGAGGTGGTGGAGGCGCTGAGCGAGCAAGCAAATCAGAAATGCAATGGACTAGGTCACTAGGTTGGAGACTATATGCATTTACCGGATGCTTAACTTGCAGCAAAGAAGAAAGGCTGATGCTTTGCAGCAGAGCAGAGAAGCCGATGCTTGGCATGCAGCGACACTAGCGACTTCCATGAAGACGTAATGAGAACATGGTATCGCCTGTATTGTATCTGCTTCTTCCTAAGAAAAAGTGAGAAGCAAAGTGGGTTTGCTAACCTTTGATAGCCTGAGAAGTTGCTTTAGTTTTGAAGACTTTGTAATGCTTGAACCTGAATGCATTTGATTTTAATGTCTGAACCTGAATGTATCTGTGAACCCACTGTAATTATGTGATCTTTTCTCTGCCTTGTGATCAGGCCTGCTCTGGAATTAGCCAAGTTTGCTTTGGGAAAAACTGTTTGTTCTTTGGTCTGTCTTGTAGCAAGGAAAAGATTCGATGTGTCAGGTCTTTTTGTAACAGAGAGCAAAAATGATCTCTCAGTATTATGATACAAATATGATGTTAACTTCTTACTTGGTCTAAAATTGAGCATTTTGTTTCCTgcaaaagtcgtgattgttcATTATTCTTGTGAATGATCGATCGACATGGTTCTTGCTTAATTTCAGCAcacaaaaagagagagagggtgaAATAAAGGTCTCAAGAAACGCCACTGTTCATGGAACTCAAACACATCaggataaaaaaatatatcagtaAATCAAAATGCTCCATCATCCTGGTGCCTAGAACTCGAATGCTGCCTGAAAGAGCAACGAGAGGGCAAAAAAGTCATGTATAGGCTAAACTCAGGGTGTGTTTTGGATccttggctaaagtttagcccttgttacatcaaatgttcggatgctaattaagaggactaaacataaaataattataaaattaactgCAAAATCCctgggctaattcacgagacaaatctattaagcctaattaatccatcattagcaaatgattactgtagcaccacattatcaaataatagactaattaggcttaatagattcgtctcgcgaattagcctccactgtgcaattagttttataattagcctatgtttaatactcctaattagtatccaaacatccgatatgataggtTTAGCCCCATGAAAACAAACAGCCCTAGTTCCCCGCGACGATGTAACCCGGTATACTGGGTGGAAGTTACCAAGAACAATAAAATGAATAGAAAATGAAGGAATAAAATAGTAAACATAAGCCTCCGATTATAGGTATCCTAACTCCTTCTGCTAGGCGTCTCTGTCCCCGCGTCGTCCGTACGGGCGACTTGGGCGGCGCTCGCTtctgcacgccgccgccccctcccacATCTCTCCCATCCTGCCGCCGCCAGAGCACGCCCCCGGAAGTCCGGACGGccacgaggacggcggcggtagGGCACTTCTTCTCCCCACGTGTGTGGACGCTGGACTCCGGATCTGCTACCACTGTTGGCGGATCCGGCATCTCCCCTAGCTGATCTACGCCGGGCCATCCTGGTGCGCGGCGTGGTGGCCTAGGCATGGAGGGTGAGGTTGGGGATGGGCGGCTAAGCTGCGGCACCTGCTTGCGAGGGTGTGGCCGCATATGCTCCTCGTCGTGCGGCGGCTGCCTCAGCGTGGGGCCCTAGGGCGGCTCTTcgatggtgatggtggtgggGGCCTCTACTTGCAAGGATGTTTCAGCGTGTGCTCCTCGCTCGTGCGACGGCTGCCTCAGCGTGGGGCCCTGGGGCGGCTCTTCGACGGTGACGCCAGTGGGGACCTCTAGGCTAAGGGTTGAGACGGCGACGGCTTGTGGGCGACTGCGACTGCTTGCCTGCTGTGCAATTGCGCTCGGGTAGCGGCGGTGTGGTTGCTGCAGCACCACAGTGGGGTGGATGGCATGTGCGGTGGGGGTGACCCATGGTGGCCAGCGACCGCCAGACTGGAGGCGGCTCTAAGGCGAGCGCTGCAGCGACAAGTCTGGGTCAAGCAGCGGCTGCGACCGCGGTCGGGGCGGCCCTGCTCGAGCGGCAGCTGCGAGGGTGAGGAGGTGGCTCCTCAACGGCCGTGTGGAGATGGTGCGCATTAGGGCGAGCGACGCGGCTAGGGGAAGCTTGGCAATGAGCGGCACGAGGTCCCAGCGGCGACTGCGGCGTGCACGCCGTACGTGGGGCCGGAGCATGCGGTGAGGTGGATCTGAGGTTGGCGGCGCATCTGGGCGGCGAGCACGGGGTGCGAGTGTGCAGTGGCAGCGGATGAGGAGGCACAAAGGCGGAAAGCAAGGAGGCACGAAGCAAGGAGGCACGGCGGCAATGCCGTCTCGGTTGGGTTTTCGATGACCGTGGTCTTGGTAATGCCGGGCTGAGGGCATGCAACGGTTAGGGATGTGATGCTCCAGGCGAAAGCCCTTACCGGCAATCTTGCtggtggtgatggcggcggcgcccttggGCGTCGTTCTCCCCGTTGGGTGCATCATATTGGAGCTCTATTCCTGCTGCATggggttctctgggtgaaaatCCTGTCCAGTTTCGGGACGAGTGACGGTGACGTCATTGGCGTCATGACCTTCTTGGAGGCATCGTTTTTAGGGATCTAACTCGTCTTCTAGCAATACTGGTGACACCGATGGTCATGGGAGgctgcgggcggtggcggcgattCCGCCGCGTCAGGTTTGCGGCATGGCAAGTCGGCATGGTGCAGGATGGCAAGCTTGACGGGGTTACTGAGCTCACGTGGAGGTGATCGTTGTTGTGGTGGCAGTCAAGGGTTGCCGCATGTTTGTCgggttggctgcttgcagcggaccatGGCGGCTGGCGCTGATTGGCAGCTGTCAGTGCGGCATGGGACTGCGTTGGTGAACCGCACTTGTAGCAACGACATCGTGGGACGACTAGACTTGCAGCGAACTGTGGTGGATTGCTCAGCTTTGTTGGGCTactccggtgcggtacatcatGGGAAGACGGCGCAAAACTTCTTTAGCTTGctggcacggcggcggaggctatgTGCGCAGCTTGAGCAACGAAGCAAAGTCGACCTGCGGCGACAGTTTGGCTGTTTGATGGAGGTCTTG
This portion of the Setaria viridis chromosome 7, Setaria_viridis_v4.0, whole genome shotgun sequence genome encodes:
- the LOC117865820 gene encoding zinc finger A20 and AN1 domain-containing stress-associated protein 9 produces the protein MAAEKQEVTAGATPMCANGCGFFGSAATKNFCSQCYKNHVMKTAVVAPVTEKKVDAAPGPAEKEKHEGSSGSAAVAQKMVDAAPAEKESGSSAETTGKHEAASGAAAAAAPVMCANGCSFFGSAATKNMCSSCYRNFLKNADAAPATAEKIEVAPEQPAPPEISAATSSAPAAKAAPSRCAGCKKKVGLLGFVCRCGGTFCSVHRYTDQHACGFDFKTADREQIAKKNPLVVAPKINKI